A part of Candidatus Methylomirabilota bacterium genomic DNA contains:
- a CDS encoding molybdopterin cofactor-binding domain-containing protein: RRRGVGLACSAYMTGAGTAVYWNNMPHSGVVLRADRSGGVSVLCGATDIGQGSDSILAYLPAEVLGIDPKDVHVHPADTSLTPVDLGSYSSRVTLMCGVAAIQAAERLRSVIARAVATKLEVGPEALVFRDRKVGVPADWENALTFVQAVELAEAAHGVLAFAGSYAPPKRAGKYKGGGVGPSPCYSYSACVVELSVDEETGEIELHDVWIAHDIGRALNPLLVEGQVEGSVYMGIGEALMEGQVFREGVHKQPSMLDYKSPTTLETPDIHTFLVETDDPEGPFGAKEAGQGPLLPVPPAIANAIYHAVGVRCDEVPITPEMILKGLELRSRGKPPRVGPEKIPLFTFKEPVAVESAFGQPADAVAVRPFTP, from the coding sequence CGCGGCGGCGCGGCGTCGGCCTCGCCTGCTCGGCGTACATGACGGGCGCGGGCACCGCGGTGTACTGGAACAACATGCCGCACTCGGGCGTCGTCCTGCGCGCCGACCGCAGCGGCGGCGTCTCCGTGCTCTGCGGCGCGACCGACATCGGCCAGGGCTCGGACTCGATCCTCGCGTACCTGCCGGCGGAGGTCCTCGGCATCGACCCGAAGGACGTGCACGTGCACCCCGCCGACACGAGCCTCACCCCGGTGGACCTCGGCTCGTACTCCTCGCGCGTGACGCTCATGTGCGGCGTGGCGGCGATCCAGGCCGCCGAGCGGCTCCGGAGCGTGATCGCCCGCGCGGTCGCGACGAAGCTCGAGGTCGGCCCCGAGGCGCTCGTGTTCAGGGACCGCAAGGTGGGTGTGCCCGCCGACTGGGAGAACGCGCTCACCTTCGTGCAGGCGGTCGAGCTCGCCGAGGCGGCGCACGGCGTGCTCGCGTTCGCGGGCTCGTACGCGCCTCCCAAGCGCGCCGGGAAGTACAAGGGCGGCGGCGTCGGGCCCTCGCCGTGCTACTCGTATTCCGCGTGCGTCGTGGAGCTGAGCGTCGACGAGGAGACGGGCGAGATCGAGCTGCACGACGTGTGGATCGCGCACGACATCGGGCGCGCGCTCAACCCGCTGCTCGTCGAGGGCCAGGTGGAGGGCTCCGTCTACATGGGCATCGGCGAGGCGCTCATGGAGGGCCAGGTCTTCCGCGAGGGCGTCCACAAGCAGCCCTCGATGCTCGATTATAAGAGCCCGACGACGCTCGAGACGCCCGACATCCACACCTTCCTCGTCGAGACCGACGATCCGGAAGGGCCGTTCGGCGCCAAGGAAGCGGGGCAGGGGCCGCTCCTGCCCGTGCCCCCGGCGATCGCGAACGCGATCTACCACGCGGTCGGCGTGCGCTGCGACGAGGTGCCGATCACGCCCGAGATGATCCTGAAGGGGCTCGAGCTCCGGAGCCGCGGCAAGCCTCCGCGCGTCGGGCCCGAGAAGATCCCGCTCTTCACGTTCAAGGAGCCGGTGGCGGTCGAGTCCGCGTTCGGCCAGCCGGCCGACGCCGTGGCCGTCCGCCCCTTCACGCCATGA
- a CDS encoding FAD binding domain-containing protein yields the protein MIRLPPFTYLLPRTLGDAARALAEHGADAMIVAGGTDLFPNMKRRQFEPKVLVGLRGIRELAGVRGGPREGLTLGAGTTLSAVAAHPEVAAHYPALATAAGLVSSPQLRNMGTLGGNVCVDTRCNYYNQSYEWRKAVGFCMKKDGDICLVAPGSPRCWAVSSSDTAPVLWSLGARVRLVGASGERTVPLEALYRDDGIEYLAKQPGEIVADIGLPPADGWRSAYLKLRRRGSFDFPVLGVAVALRLDGARVAEARIVLGAVASQPRPAPAAAAALAGERLTPELIARVADLAAGPSKPLDNTDFTHPYRKKMTRVFVARALRALAGLDAPGRADAEVA from the coding sequence ATGATCCGTCTCCCGCCCTTCACCTATCTCCTGCCGCGGACCCTCGGCGACGCCGCGCGGGCGCTCGCGGAGCATGGCGCGGACGCGATGATCGTCGCGGGCGGGACCGACCTGTTCCCGAACATGAAGCGCCGGCAGTTCGAGCCGAAGGTGCTCGTGGGCCTCCGCGGGATCCGCGAGCTCGCCGGCGTCCGCGGCGGCCCGCGCGAGGGCCTGACGCTCGGCGCCGGCACGACGCTCTCCGCCGTGGCCGCGCACCCGGAGGTCGCCGCGCACTACCCGGCGCTCGCGACGGCCGCGGGCCTCGTGTCCTCGCCGCAGCTCCGCAACATGGGCACGCTCGGCGGCAACGTGTGCGTGGACACGCGCTGTAACTACTACAACCAGTCCTACGAGTGGCGGAAGGCGGTCGGCTTCTGCATGAAGAAGGACGGCGACATCTGCCTGGTCGCGCCCGGGAGCCCGCGCTGCTGGGCGGTCTCGTCGTCGGACACGGCGCCCGTCCTCTGGAGCCTCGGCGCCCGCGTGCGGCTCGTCGGCGCGTCGGGCGAGCGCACCGTCCCGCTCGAGGCGCTCTACCGCGACGACGGTATCGAGTACCTCGCCAAGCAGCCGGGCGAGATCGTCGCGGACATCGGGCTGCCGCCCGCCGACGGCTGGCGGAGCGCGTACCTGAAGCTCCGGCGGCGCGGCTCCTTCGACTTCCCCGTCCTCGGCGTCGCGGTCGCGCTGCGGCTGGACGGCGCCCGCGTCGCCGAGGCGCGGATCGTCCTCGGCGCCGTCGCCTCGCAGCCGCGCCCGGCGCCCGCCGCGGCGGCGGCGCTCGCGGGCGAGCGGCTCACGCCCGAGCTGATCGCGCGCGTGGCCGACCTCGCCGCCGGGCCGTCGAAGCCGCTCGACAACACCGACTTCACGCATCCGTACCGGAAGAAGATGACCCGCGTCTTCGTCGCGCGCGCGCTGCGCGCGCTCGCGGGGCTCGACGCGCCCGGCCGCGCGGACGCGGAGGTCGCGTGA
- a CDS encoding XRE family transcriptional regulator — protein sequence MSSLGARIRRLRAERELQQRQLAEKADLTPSMVSQIESGRLTPSLHTLGRVAAALGVPMGSLFDAEPVGSIVVSRRTDHPVVTFDGSSERWTVLGAGLFQGKIRAVVSTLGPKSRGVTTEKVVIKPGQMKLFYVLRGKVALHYNGDRHVLEAGDSALLDGGTPHGWENLGARQAQALWVILG from the coding sequence GTGAGCTCGCTCGGCGCGCGGATCCGGCGCCTCCGCGCGGAGCGCGAGCTCCAGCAGCGGCAGCTCGCCGAGAAGGCGGACCTCACCCCGAGCATGGTGTCGCAGATCGAGTCGGGGCGGCTCACGCCCTCGCTCCACACGCTCGGCCGCGTCGCCGCCGCGCTCGGCGTGCCGATGGGCTCGCTCTTCGACGCGGAGCCCGTGGGCTCGATCGTCGTCTCGCGCCGGACGGACCATCCGGTCGTCACGTTCGACGGCTCGTCGGAGCGCTGGACGGTCCTCGGCGCGGGCCTCTTCCAGGGGAAGATCCGCGCGGTCGTGTCCACGCTCGGGCCGAAGTCGCGCGGCGTCACGACCGAGAAGGTCGTCATCAAGCCCGGCCAGATGAAGCTCTTCTACGTGCTCCGCGGGAAGGTCGCGCTCCACTACAACGGCGACCGCCACGTCCTCGAGGCGGGCGACAGCGCGCTGCTCGACGGCGGGACGCCGCACGGCTGGGAGAACCTCGGCGCGAGACAGGCCCAGGCGCTCTGGGTCATCCTGGGATAG
- the boxC gene encoding 2,3-epoxybenzoyl-CoA dihydrolase, producing MADTGEHVRVDFRTEPAKYRHWKLSFDGPVATLAMDVREDGGLTPGYELKLNSYDLGVDIELYDAIQRLRFEHPEVGAVVVTSGKERVFCAGANIRMLSQSAHGFKVNFCKFTNETRNALEEATAESRQTWLTAVNGPCAGGGYELALATDWIVMADDANTAVSLPEVPLLAVLPGTGGLTRLVDKRHVRRDRADFFCTTEEGVKGRRAVEWGLVDEVVPRSKLDAHVRERARELAARTDRPAAARGIRLTPLERTVEGDRVTYGTVACTLDRARALAEITVVGPAAPPPADAEGIHAQGAAFWPLALARELDDLILHLRTNEAEIGVWVFRTVGAAALVEAHDKALAAHRDDWLVREIRLYLRRTLKRLDVSSRSLFALVEPGSCFAGTLLELCLAADRAYMLDGTREGSNRPAPVLRLTELNFGAYPTVNGLSRLASRFLAEPARVDKLRARAGEDLDARAAAEAGLVTFTPDDIDWEDEVRLALEARAAFSPDALTGMEASLRFGGPETLESKIFARLSAWQNWIFQRPNAVGPKGALSVYGTGQRGEFDRRRV from the coding sequence ATGGCCGACACCGGCGAACACGTGCGCGTGGACTTCCGGACCGAGCCCGCGAAGTACCGGCACTGGAAGCTCTCCTTCGACGGCCCCGTGGCGACGCTCGCGATGGACGTCCGCGAGGACGGCGGGCTCACGCCCGGGTACGAGCTGAAGCTCAACTCCTACGACCTCGGTGTGGACATCGAGCTCTACGACGCGATCCAGCGCCTCCGCTTCGAGCACCCCGAGGTGGGCGCGGTCGTCGTCACGTCGGGCAAGGAGCGCGTCTTCTGCGCGGGCGCGAACATCCGCATGCTGAGCCAGTCCGCCCACGGCTTCAAGGTGAACTTCTGCAAGTTCACCAACGAGACGCGCAACGCCCTCGAGGAGGCGACGGCGGAGTCGCGCCAGACCTGGCTCACGGCCGTCAACGGCCCGTGCGCCGGCGGCGGCTACGAGCTCGCGCTGGCGACCGACTGGATCGTCATGGCCGACGACGCGAACACGGCCGTGTCGCTGCCCGAGGTGCCGCTCCTGGCCGTCCTGCCGGGCACGGGCGGGCTCACGCGCCTCGTGGACAAGCGCCACGTGCGCCGCGACCGCGCGGACTTCTTCTGCACGACGGAGGAGGGCGTGAAGGGCCGGCGCGCCGTCGAGTGGGGCCTCGTGGACGAGGTGGTGCCGCGCTCGAAGCTCGACGCGCACGTCCGGGAGCGCGCGCGGGAGCTCGCGGCGCGCACGGACAGACCCGCCGCGGCGCGCGGGATCCGGCTCACGCCGCTCGAACGGACGGTCGAGGGGGACCGGGTCACGTACGGCACCGTCGCCTGCACGCTCGACCGGGCGCGCGCGCTCGCCGAGATCACCGTCGTGGGCCCGGCCGCGCCGCCGCCCGCGGACGCCGAGGGCATCCACGCGCAGGGCGCCGCGTTCTGGCCGCTCGCGCTCGCGCGCGAGCTCGACGACCTGATCCTCCACCTCCGCACGAACGAGGCGGAGATCGGCGTCTGGGTCTTCAGGACCGTGGGCGCCGCGGCGCTCGTCGAGGCCCACGACAAGGCGCTCGCCGCCCATCGCGACGACTGGCTCGTGCGCGAGATCCGCCTCTACCTGCGGCGCACACTCAAGCGCCTCGACGTCTCGTCGCGCTCCCTCTTCGCGCTCGTCGAGCCGGGCTCGTGCTTCGCCGGCACGCTGCTCGAGCTCTGCCTGGCGGCGGACCGCGCGTACATGCTCGACGGCACGCGCGAGGGCTCGAACCGGCCGGCGCCCGTGCTGCGGCTCACCGAGCTGAACTTCGGCGCCTACCCGACGGTGAACGGCCTCTCGCGCCTCGCGAGCCGCTTCCTCGCCGAGCCCGCGCGGGTGGACAAGCTCCGCGCGCGCGCCGGCGAGGACCTCGACGCCCGGGCGGCGGCGGAGGCCGGGCTCGTCACGTTCACGCCCGACGACATCGACTGGGAGGACGAGGTCCGGCTCGCGCTGGAGGCGCGCGCCGCCTTCTCGCCGGACGCGCTCACGGGCATGGAGGCCTCGCTCCGGTTCGGCGGGCCCGAGACGCTCGAGAGCAAGATCTTCGCCCGCCTGTCGGCGTGGCAGAACTGGATCTTCCAGCGCCCGAACGCCGTCGGCCCCAAGGGGGCCCTCTCGGTCTACGGCACCGGGCAGCGCGGCGAGTTCGATCGAAGGAGAGTGTGA
- the boxB gene encoding benzoyl-CoA 2,3-epoxidase subunit BoxB: MAGIDYTERIPNNVGLAENRRLQRALEEWQPKFLGWWMDMGPHGYQATETYLRTAVSVDAQGWAQFGWVRMPEYRWGIFLAEPGPGRRIAFGDHKGAPAWQEVPGEYRGVLRRLVVTQGDTEPASVEQQRRLGRTSPSLYDLRNLFQVNVEEGRHLWAMVYLLDAYFGRDGREESEALLQRRSGDRDRPRILGAFNEPTPDWLSYFMFTFFTDRDGKYQLAALAESGFDPLSRTCRFMLTEEAHHMFVGETGIGRVVQRACQLMREHKTDDVRRHGGIDLPTLQRYLNFHYSVSLDLFGSEISTNAANFYTMGLKGRFEEMKKTDDHQLKSATYPVTTLDGETLVARDEPALPSLNERLRDDYIADCQRGVDRWNRIIKEHGIDASLRLPHRGFHRAIGLCADVRVSPDGRVLTQAEWDAKKHAWLPTAEDQAWVESLMRPVTEAGKFAGWIAPPPRGVNGQPLDFEYVRLA, from the coding sequence ATGGCCGGCATCGACTATACGGAGCGGATCCCGAACAACGTGGGCCTCGCCGAGAACCGCCGGCTCCAGCGCGCCCTCGAGGAGTGGCAGCCGAAGTTCCTCGGCTGGTGGATGGACATGGGGCCCCACGGCTACCAGGCGACGGAGACCTACCTGCGCACGGCGGTGAGCGTGGACGCGCAGGGGTGGGCGCAGTTCGGCTGGGTGAGGATGCCGGAGTACCGCTGGGGGATCTTCCTCGCCGAGCCGGGGCCCGGGCGCCGGATCGCCTTCGGCGATCACAAGGGCGCGCCGGCGTGGCAGGAGGTGCCGGGCGAGTACCGCGGCGTCCTGCGCCGCCTCGTCGTCACGCAGGGCGACACCGAGCCCGCGTCGGTCGAGCAGCAGCGCCGGCTCGGGCGCACGTCGCCGTCGCTCTACGACCTGCGCAACCTCTTCCAGGTCAACGTCGAGGAGGGCCGCCACCTCTGGGCAATGGTCTACCTGCTCGACGCCTACTTCGGCCGCGACGGCCGCGAGGAGTCCGAAGCGCTGCTCCAGCGGCGCTCGGGCGACCGCGACCGGCCGCGCATCCTCGGCGCGTTCAACGAGCCGACGCCCGACTGGCTCAGCTACTTCATGTTCACGTTCTTCACCGACCGCGACGGCAAGTACCAGCTGGCGGCGCTCGCGGAGAGCGGCTTCGACCCGCTCTCGCGCACCTGCCGGTTCATGCTGACGGAAGAGGCGCACCACATGTTCGTCGGCGAGACCGGGATCGGGCGCGTCGTGCAGCGCGCCTGCCAGCTCATGCGCGAGCACAAGACGGACGACGTCCGCCGCCACGGCGGGATCGACCTGCCGACGCTCCAGCGCTACCTCAACTTCCACTACTCGGTGTCGCTCGACCTCTTCGGGTCGGAGATCTCGACCAACGCGGCGAACTTCTACACGATGGGGCTCAAGGGCCGGTTCGAGGAGATGAAGAAGACCGACGACCATCAGCTCAAGAGCGCGACGTACCCGGTCACCACGCTCGACGGCGAGACGCTCGTCGCGCGCGACGAGCCCGCGCTGCCGTCGCTGAACGAGCGGCTGCGCGACGACTACATCGCGGACTGCCAGCGCGGCGTGGACCGCTGGAACCGGATCATCAAGGAGCACGGCATCGACGCCTCGCTCCGCCTGCCGCACCGGGGCTTCCACCGCGCCATCGGGCTCTGCGCCGACGTCCGCGTGTCGCCGGATGGGCGCGTGCTGACCCAGGCGGAGTGGGACGCGAAGAAGCACGCGTGGCTGCCGACCGCGGAGGACCAGGCCTGGGTCGAGAGCCTGATGCGCCCCGTCACCGAGGCCGGAAAGTTCGCCGGCTGGATCGCGCCGCCGCCGCGCGGCGTCAACGGCCAGCCGCTGGACTTCGAGTACGTCCGGCTCGCCTGA
- a CDS encoding RidA family protein, translated as MPRVVTPREFGKPLGMYSHGMLAAAGELLVVAGQVGTDREGRAGDDVIAQTKQAFANVGAVLDAGGCRWRDVVRLQTFLTSADDIAGFMKARQEVFPRYFPDGAYPPNTLLIVSRLVRPELRVEIEAMAVRPRPVARRKPAPRRKSRR; from the coding sequence ATGCCCAGGGTCGTCACCCCGCGAGAGTTCGGGAAGCCCCTCGGGATGTACTCGCACGGCATGCTCGCCGCCGCCGGCGAGCTCCTCGTGGTGGCGGGGCAGGTCGGGACGGACCGCGAGGGCCGGGCCGGCGACGACGTCATCGCCCAGACCAAGCAGGCGTTCGCGAACGTCGGCGCGGTCCTCGACGCGGGCGGCTGCCGCTGGCGCGACGTCGTGCGCCTGCAGACGTTCCTCACGAGCGCCGACGACATCGCCGGGTTCATGAAGGCCCGGCAGGAGGTCTTCCCGCGCTACTTCCCGGACGGCGCGTACCCGCCGAACACGCTCCTGATCGTGAGCCGGCTCGTGCGGCCGGAGCTGCGGGTCGAGATCGAGGCGATGGCCGTGCGCCCGCGCCCCGTCGCCCGGCGCAAGCCGGCGCCCCGGCGAAAGTCGCGACGCTGA
- a CDS encoding benzoate-CoA ligase family protein — protein sequence MNASEILPPQFNVAAHFVDRNVAEGRGAAPAHLYEDRTLTYADVQDLTNRAGNALLELGVDMEDRVLLLCLDAPEFVGAFWGAIKIGAIPIPVNTLLRTADYLYFLNDSRAKVAVVSAPLLAEAAPALAEARRLEHVLVAGGPPGPFLSWEAWLARASATLTAAPTSRDEPAFWLYSSGSTGSPKGAVHLHHDMVICAETYAKQVLGLRASDRVLSAAKLFFAYGLGNAGYFPLSVGAQSVLYPHRPMPETMFELIARCRPTIFFGVPTLYAAMLAVKEAERRFDTSSLRLCVSAGEALPEEIYNRWRERFGVEIVDGIGTTEILHIFLSNRPGRARPGSTGLPVPGYEASVVDDEGRPVPQGEIGNLRVKGDSIMAYYWNKHEKSKEALFGAWIQTGDKYYQDPDGYFWYCGRADDMLKVGGIWVSPVEVEATLVRHQAVLEAAVVGKEDADRLVKPKAFVVLKEPATASAGLADELKAFVKDKIAPYKYPRWIEFVAELPKTATGKIQRFKLRA from the coding sequence ATGAACGCGTCGGAGATTCTGCCGCCCCAGTTCAACGTGGCCGCGCACTTCGTGGACCGGAACGTCGCGGAGGGCCGCGGCGCCGCGCCGGCGCACCTGTACGAGGACCGGACGCTGACCTACGCCGACGTCCAGGACCTCACGAACCGCGCCGGCAACGCGCTGCTCGAGCTCGGCGTCGACATGGAGGACCGCGTCCTGCTGCTCTGCCTCGACGCGCCGGAGTTCGTCGGGGCGTTCTGGGGCGCGATCAAGATCGGCGCGATCCCGATCCCGGTGAACACCCTCCTGCGAACGGCGGACTACCTCTACTTCCTGAACGACAGCCGCGCGAAAGTCGCCGTGGTCTCGGCGCCACTCCTCGCCGAGGCGGCGCCGGCGCTCGCGGAGGCCCGGCGGCTCGAGCACGTCCTGGTCGCCGGCGGCCCCCCGGGCCCGTTCCTGTCCTGGGAGGCGTGGCTCGCGCGCGCCTCCGCGACGCTGACGGCGGCCCCGACGTCGCGGGACGAGCCCGCGTTCTGGCTCTACTCGTCGGGCTCGACGGGCTCGCCGAAGGGCGCGGTGCACCTCCACCACGACATGGTCATCTGCGCCGAGACCTACGCGAAGCAGGTGCTCGGGCTCCGCGCGAGCGACCGGGTGCTCTCAGCGGCGAAGCTCTTCTTCGCCTACGGGCTCGGCAACGCCGGCTACTTTCCGCTGAGCGTCGGCGCCCAGAGCGTGCTCTACCCGCACCGGCCGATGCCGGAGACGATGTTCGAGCTGATCGCGCGCTGCCGCCCGACGATTTTCTTCGGCGTCCCCACGCTCTACGCCGCGATGCTGGCCGTGAAGGAGGCCGAGCGGCGCTTCGACACCTCCTCGCTCCGCCTCTGCGTGTCCGCGGGCGAGGCGCTGCCCGAGGAGATCTACAACCGCTGGCGCGAGCGCTTCGGCGTCGAGATCGTGGACGGCATCGGGACGACGGAGATCCTCCACATCTTCCTCTCGAACCGTCCCGGCCGCGCCCGGCCGGGCTCGACGGGCCTGCCCGTGCCCGGCTACGAGGCGAGCGTCGTGGACGACGAGGGGCGGCCGGTGCCGCAGGGCGAGATCGGGAACCTCCGCGTCAAGGGCGACTCGATCATGGCCTATTACTGGAACAAGCACGAGAAGAGCAAGGAGGCGCTCTTCGGCGCCTGGATCCAGACCGGCGACAAGTACTACCAGGACCCGGACGGCTACTTCTGGTACTGCGGCCGCGCTGACGACATGCTGAAGGTCGGCGGCATCTGGGTCTCGCCGGTCGAGGTCGAGGCCACGCTCGTGCGCCACCAGGCCGTGCTCGAGGCGGCGGTGGTCGGCAAGGAAGACGCCGACCGGCTCGTCAAGCCCAAGGCGTTCGTCGTCCTCAAGGAGCCGGCGACCGCCTCCGCCGGGCTCGCCGACGAGCTCAAGGCGTTCGTGAAGGACAAGATCGCGCCCTACAAGTACCCGCGCTGGATCGAGTTCGTCGCCGAGCTGCCCAAGACGGCGACGGGCAAGATCCAGCGCTTCAAGCTCCGGGCCTGA